From Nitrospirota bacterium, a single genomic window includes:
- a CDS encoding beta-ketoacyl synthase N-terminal-like domain-containing protein → MKPVIVAHDMVTSYGLGVDTCWRGVTDNRTAIGQVTRFRTEAFQSGCAGIVQGLQYNGDGSLVLQMLRMLFRDAGTAIPADARLLLASTKGEIDLLERFVLEGRGDPEDSTLDRLLTKVEDLCGARGGGMVMSAACTSSSAAAARAASLIKNGRADAVLVVACDSVTEFIFSGFSSLMALDRAPARPFDRSRAGLSVGEAAAYALVMSEERARREGMPVLGEIAGWGLSDDANHMTGPSRESEGLILALKKALASAGVGREQIGFISAHGTGTVYNDAMEMRAFREVFPGAAVPAYSIKGGIGHTMGAAGLVEMIMALRALREGIVPPTVNLTTPDDDAAGWVSDRLRPVSTGMHALVTNAGFSGINSAIVLA, encoded by the coding sequence ATGAAACCGGTCATTGTCGCGCATGATATGGTAACCTCCTACGGCCTTGGTGTGGATACCTGCTGGAGAGGCGTCACTGACAACAGGACGGCTATCGGTCAGGTCACCCGCTTCAGGACTGAGGCCTTCCAGTCCGGCTGCGCGGGGATTGTCCAGGGCCTGCAGTACAACGGGGACGGCTCGCTCGTCCTGCAGATGCTCCGGATGCTCTTCAGGGATGCTGGGACTGCGATCCCCGCTGATGCGAGGCTGCTGCTTGCTTCGACCAAGGGAGAGATCGATCTCCTGGAGCGGTTCGTTCTCGAAGGCCGGGGAGACCCGGAAGACAGCACCCTGGACCGGCTCCTGACCAAGGTCGAAGACCTCTGCGGGGCGCGCGGCGGGGGCATGGTTATGTCGGCAGCCTGCACTTCATCCTCTGCCGCTGCAGCGCGGGCCGCCTCTCTGATCAAAAACGGCCGCGCTGATGCGGTGCTCGTTGTTGCCTGCGACAGCGTGACGGAATTCATTTTTTCCGGCTTCTCGTCGCTCATGGCGCTCGACCGGGCACCGGCCAGGCCCTTTGACCGGAGCAGGGCCGGTTTGAGCGTGGGCGAGGCCGCGGCATACGCTCTTGTCATGAGCGAGGAACGGGCGCGGCGAGAGGGAATGCCGGTGCTCGGCGAGATTGCCGGGTGGGGACTGAGCGACGATGCCAATCACATGACCGGACCGTCGCGGGAGAGCGAAGGCCTGATCCTTGCCCTGAAAAAGGCATTGGCATCTGCCGGCGTCGGCCGGGAACAGATCGGGTTCATCAGCGCCCACGGCACCGGGACCGTGTACAACGACGCCATGGAAATGCGGGCGTTCCGGGAGGTCTTCCCGGGCGCGGCAGTCCCGGCATACTCGATCAAAGGCGGCATCGGTCATACCATGGGGGCTGCCGGGCTGGTCGAGATGATCATGGCGCTGCGGGCGCTGCGGGAAGGGATCGTCCCCCCAACGGTGAACCTGACCACACCCGACGATGATGCGGCGGGATGGGTATCGGACCGATTGAGACCGGTCAGTACGGGTATGCATGCGTTGGTGACGAATGCCGGGTTCAGCGGCATCAATTCAGCGATCGTACTGGCATGA
- a CDS encoding acyl-CoA thioesterase — translation MIPRRKTTYFERIAGAPAPIVVDIRRRVRFNEADPMAIAWHGRYPLYFEEASEELGRRCGLSYRDFFEAGLRAPIVDLHIDYYRPIFLDEEFTIRASLIWHEGAKLNTEFQLLKGDGTVATSGYTVQLFTDHRTGEACIISPELIERVRKRWKSGEFHQHP, via the coding sequence ATGATACCACGGAGGAAGACAACCTATTTTGAGCGGATTGCCGGAGCGCCGGCTCCCATCGTCGTTGATATCAGACGTCGCGTGCGCTTCAATGAGGCCGACCCGATGGCGATCGCGTGGCACGGCAGGTACCCGCTCTACTTCGAGGAAGCATCCGAGGAGCTTGGAAGACGGTGTGGACTGTCCTACAGGGACTTCTTCGAAGCGGGCCTCCGCGCGCCCATTGTGGACCTCCATATCGACTACTACCGGCCGATCTTCCTGGACGAGGAGTTCACGATCAGGGCATCTCTGATCTGGCATGAAGGAGCGAAGCTGAACACCGAATTCCAGCTGCTCAAAGGGGATGGCACGGTGGCCACCAGTGGCTACACGGTCCAGCTCTTTACGGATCACCGGACCGGCGAGGCCTGCATCATATCTCCGGAACTGATCGAGCGGGTCAGGAAAAGATGGAAGTCGGGAGAGTTCCACCAGCATCCATGA
- a CDS encoding MMPL family transporter: MGDRFFSRLFELSRAHKRLVLLIIACFTAAAVAGLTLIRYEGNIDLMLPPDPEVTRSLQFLRESNLSDKIIISLALNDPEKGKKELFSAVDQLSAALTPPLFTKVMSGISVADAMDEFSVLQYAPQVLTGDELAALDHEITPPAVAAKLKQIYLQSFRPESIFTASFSRTDPLGIKSLLYGKLKALPASMGYDVAVEDGHFVSRDGRHAMVIAQTSVPMTDSQRSKELLRVLEGELGRLPESVTADVIGGHLHTVSNEKVITRDIKTASAIASIAFMVLFLVVFRDLRVFFVYVIPIIAVLWSIILTSAAEGTLSYLVIGFGTAIAGISIDYGLLVYIAMKRGADASQMVKLAKLVSIDAITTVFSFFVLYFSVIRGYHQLSLFSMLCVLLCLGLSLAVLPLVLSWDRYSLASDPTIGNRMKKVRWPARTIVVVWSLLTAAALVFSFQVKFDSDVKKLDGSEPSVLKAEQNFHDTWGGKSNQAIFVVQAKTYEEAMELNDRVYREASAVVGPENFTNIGMFWASERTRRENAQRWDSFWRTGREAKLRIMISRASAQYGFSDRAFAPFFSGLYSHRVAGNNNANGMVARIQERFVVRRDDSCRVLSFFPDEPSSVDALSAIARDHPGSFIVSGRKLSDSISAFTIREAKILAPLAFLFNVVLAWFFFRNWREAFISLVPVITGVTWLIGFMAIFKIPLNVVNIVAAIVTTGVIVDYGLGMTYEYRYNLRIGTVVAVTLSAATNIIGAGVLLFAKHPAFYSTSIAMVICMTTGYLSSVIVVPSLCSILTPANREQAL; encoded by the coding sequence ATGGGTGATCGCTTTTTTTCGCGCCTTTTTGAGCTCTCGCGGGCGCACAAGCGGCTTGTCCTGCTGATCATCGCGTGTTTCACGGCGGCAGCCGTTGCCGGGCTGACCCTAATCCGCTACGAAGGAAACATCGACCTCATGCTCCCCCCTGACCCGGAAGTCACGAGGAGCCTGCAGTTCCTGCGCGAATCGAACCTGTCCGACAAGATCATCATTTCTCTTGCATTGAACGACCCGGAAAAGGGAAAGAAAGAGCTCTTCTCCGCCGTCGACCAGCTGTCCGCCGCGCTCACGCCGCCGCTGTTCACCAAGGTCATGTCCGGCATCTCCGTGGCCGACGCGATGGATGAGTTTTCGGTGCTCCAGTATGCGCCGCAAGTTCTGACGGGGGATGAACTGGCGGCGCTGGACCACGAGATCACGCCGCCGGCCGTTGCCGCAAAACTCAAGCAGATCTATCTCCAGTCCTTCCGGCCCGAGAGCATCTTCACGGCATCCTTCTCCCGAACGGACCCGCTCGGGATTAAGTCGCTGCTCTACGGAAAGCTAAAGGCCCTTCCCGCATCCATGGGTTACGACGTCGCCGTCGAGGACGGCCACTTCGTGAGCCGCGACGGCCGCCACGCGATGGTGATCGCCCAGACCTCTGTTCCCATGACGGACAGCCAGCGGAGCAAAGAGCTCCTCCGGGTGCTGGAAGGGGAGCTCGGGCGCTTGCCTGAGAGTGTTACCGCGGATGTCATCGGCGGCCACCTGCATACGGTGAGCAATGAAAAAGTGATCACCCGCGACATCAAGACCGCATCGGCGATCGCTTCGATCGCGTTCATGGTTCTCTTCCTGGTCGTCTTTCGTGACCTGAGGGTCTTCTTCGTCTACGTCATCCCGATCATCGCTGTACTCTGGTCGATCATCCTGACGAGCGCTGCGGAGGGGACGCTGTCCTACCTGGTCATCGGGTTCGGAACGGCGATCGCCGGCATCTCGATCGACTACGGCCTTCTGGTCTACATAGCCATGAAGCGGGGAGCCGACGCATCCCAGATGGTGAAGCTCGCGAAGCTCGTGTCTATCGACGCAATCACCACAGTATTCAGCTTTTTCGTGCTTTATTTCTCGGTGATCCGGGGATACCATCAGCTGTCGCTGTTCTCGATGCTCTGCGTGCTTCTCTGCCTGGGGCTCTCCCTCGCGGTCCTTCCTCTCGTCCTGTCCTGGGACCGGTACTCCCTCGCGTCGGACCCGACGATCGGCAACCGGATGAAAAAGGTCCGCTGGCCGGCCCGGACGATCGTTGTCGTCTGGTCGCTCCTGACCGCCGCGGCACTCGTATTCTCGTTCCAGGTTAAGTTCGACAGCGACGTGAAGAAACTCGACGGGAGCGAACCGTCGGTCCTCAAGGCGGAGCAGAACTTCCACGACACCTGGGGAGGCAAGAGCAACCAGGCGATCTTCGTCGTTCAGGCGAAGACCTATGAAGAGGCGATGGAACTGAATGACCGCGTGTACCGCGAAGCGTCAGCGGTGGTCGGCCCGGAGAATTTCACGAACATCGGGATGTTCTGGGCGTCGGAAAGGACCAGACGGGAGAATGCGCAGCGCTGGGACAGTTTTTGGCGGACCGGCAGGGAAGCGAAGCTCCGGATCATGATCAGCCGGGCCTCGGCGCAATACGGTTTTTCGGACCGGGCCTTCGCTCCCTTTTTCAGCGGGCTGTACAGCCATCGGGTCGCGGGAAATAATAATGCGAACGGCATGGTGGCGCGGATCCAGGAGCGCTTTGTTGTGCGCCGGGACGATTCATGCAGGGTCCTTTCCTTTTTTCCGGACGAGCCGTCCTCTGTCGATGCTCTCAGCGCGATCGCACGGGACCATCCAGGCTCCTTCATCGTTTCGGGCAGGAAGCTGTCAGATTCCATATCGGCGTTCACGATCCGGGAAGCGAAGATCCTGGCACCGCTCGCGTTCCTGTTCAACGTGGTGCTGGCGTGGTTCTTCTTCCGGAATTGGCGGGAGGCCTTCATCTCCCTGGTCCCGGTCATCACGGGCGTGACGTGGCTCATCGGTTTCATGGCGATCTTCAAGATACCCCTGAACGTGGTGAATATCGTCGCCGCGATCGTGACGACCGGCGTCATCGTGGATTACGGCCTCGGCATGACCTATGAGTACCGGTACAACCTCAGGATCGGAACGGTAGTCGCCGTGACGCTGTCGGCCGCGACGAACATCATCGGGGCTGGAGTCCTCCTCTTTGCCAAGCATCCAGCGTTCTACTCGACGAGCATCGCCATGGTGATCTGCATGACAACGGGCTACCTCTCCTCGGTCATTGTCGTCCCGTCGCTGTGCAGCATCCTGACGCCGGCAAACCGGGAGCAGGCGCTGTGA
- a CDS encoding outer membrane lipoprotein carrier protein LolA: MLLRKLMKFCAPILLLVFVNLPVTLIASEKPAGGQPDMAVFLAELGKRVSDFSTLKTDFLQEKEMAMFKEKLVMKGRIYLQKPNKVAWHVDSPVRYSVLITDRVIRQWDEDTNRVQEISLAKNPIFQNVLNQITVWFSGDYSSLLAVNDIRQVQNDPLVLEFVPQEKNVARKVIKSITITFRDDGKYLKQIRIKEVSGDVTTIIFLNTLLNVPLDSSSFEVKGHG; encoded by the coding sequence ATGCTCCTGCGAAAACTGATGAAGTTTTGTGCGCCGATCCTCCTCCTGGTGTTCGTCAACCTTCCCGTGACGCTGATTGCATCCGAGAAACCTGCCGGGGGGCAACCCGACATGGCGGTGTTCCTGGCCGAGCTGGGGAAGAGGGTTTCCGACTTCTCCACGCTGAAGACGGATTTTTTGCAGGAAAAAGAGATGGCCATGTTCAAGGAGAAGCTCGTCATGAAAGGCCGGATCTATCTGCAAAAACCGAACAAGGTCGCCTGGCATGTCGATTCCCCGGTACGCTATTCGGTCCTGATCACGGACAGGGTCATACGGCAGTGGGACGAGGACACGAACAGGGTGCAGGAAATATCTCTTGCGAAGAATCCAATCTTTCAGAATGTGCTGAACCAGATCACGGTCTGGTTCTCCGGCGACTACTCGTCGCTTCTCGCGGTAAATGATATCCGGCAGGTGCAGAACGATCCCCTCGTGCTCGAGTTCGTCCCGCAGGAGAAGAACGTGGCCAGGAAGGTCATCAAAAGCATCACGATCACGTTCCGGGACGATGGGAAGTACCTCAAGCAGATACGGATCAAGGAGGTGAGCGGGGATGTCACGACCATCATCTTCCTCAACACCCTCCTGAACGTTCCCCTGGACAGTTCCAGCTTCGAGGTAAAAGGACATGGGTGA
- a CDS encoding radical SAM protein → MNTCQTRIYAAEFSAAEIAEAVQNGRLLSMEIEFNSVCNFRCVYCYAFENGRKRNELTKEQFQEVITQAKDLGARKIIVLGGEPMLYPPILEMIRFIRGLSLEIELFTNGTGITPDMAATLYDLKVRVVLKMNTFDEKLQDTLSGKKGAYTQIRDAFNNLKKAGYPSEDRFMGVSTIICQQNIEELPRLWEWLRDQNIAPYFEMITPQGGAKDNAALDITTSQAEEFFHKIAELDRRKYGNHWDPRPPLVGGVCLRHQFSCAVSSEGNVQPCVGVTIPIGNVREKKLKDILGDSEVVQDLKRYRHMIKGPCGSCEHLNECYGCRGAAYQLTGDYLASDPLCWKNLDKKEEILYLPVDAALLVPHKPPMLQIDRLIEMKERASVSEMTVKADSIFMNGSGTLDEASYPEIISQAIAAQEGFRKLGSRDSQPEGFLLGIKKLEVLGSARAGDTLRISVVKTAKYGDFGIVHGEIHHGAELVARGEVKVYQSGVETVNK, encoded by the coding sequence ATGAATACTTGTCAGACACGCATCTACGCGGCGGAATTCTCCGCCGCAGAAATCGCAGAAGCGGTCCAAAACGGCAGGCTGCTGTCGATGGAAATCGAGTTCAACAGCGTCTGCAATTTCCGCTGCGTCTACTGCTATGCCTTCGAGAACGGCCGGAAGCGGAACGAGCTCACGAAGGAACAGTTCCAGGAGGTCATCACCCAGGCAAAGGACCTGGGAGCGCGCAAGATCATCGTGCTCGGCGGCGAGCCCATGCTCTATCCCCCCATTTTGGAGATGATCCGGTTCATCCGGGGCCTTTCCCTGGAGATCGAGCTGTTCACGAACGGGACGGGCATCACGCCGGACATGGCCGCCACGCTCTATGACCTGAAGGTGAGGGTCGTGCTCAAGATGAACACCTTCGATGAAAAACTGCAGGACACGCTGTCCGGGAAAAAGGGAGCCTACACGCAGATCCGTGACGCCTTCAACAATCTGAAGAAGGCCGGCTATCCGTCGGAAGACCGGTTCATGGGCGTCAGCACCATCATCTGTCAGCAGAACATCGAAGAGCTTCCCCGGCTGTGGGAATGGCTGCGGGACCAGAACATCGCGCCCTATTTCGAGATGATCACGCCCCAGGGCGGGGCAAAGGACAATGCCGCCCTCGACATCACCACCAGCCAGGCGGAAGAGTTTTTTCACAAGATCGCCGAGCTCGACCGCAGGAAGTACGGGAATCACTGGGACCCCAGGCCGCCGCTCGTGGGCGGGGTCTGCCTCAGGCACCAGTTCTCCTGCGCCGTCAGCTCCGAAGGCAACGTACAGCCCTGCGTGGGTGTCACGATCCCGATCGGCAATGTGCGGGAAAAAAAGCTCAAGGACATCCTGGGGGATAGCGAGGTCGTCCAGGACCTGAAGCGTTACCGGCACATGATCAAGGGTCCCTGCGGTTCCTGCGAACACCTGAACGAGTGTTACGGCTGCCGCGGTGCGGCCTATCAATTGACCGGTGATTATCTTGCCTCTGATCCGCTCTGCTGGAAGAACCTGGACAAAAAAGAGGAGATCCTCTACCTCCCCGTTGACGCGGCCCTCCTCGTGCCGCATAAGCCCCCGATGCTTCAGATCGACCGGCTGATCGAGATGAAAGAGCGCGCCTCTGTCTCGGAAATGACCGTGAAGGCTGACTCTATCTTCATGAACGGCAGCGGGACCCTGGACGAGGCCTCCTATCCGGAAATCATTTCCCAGGCGATCGCCGCGCAGGAGGGGTTCCGCAAGCTCGGCAGCCGGGACTCGCAGCCGGAAGGTTTCCTGCTCGGCATCAAGAAGCTCGAGGTCCTTGGGTCCGCGAGGGCCGGCGACACACTCCGCATCTCCGTCGTGAAGACCGCGAAGTACGGCGATTTCGGGATCGTGCACGGCGAGATACACCACGGCGCTGAACTGGTCGCCCGCGGCGAGGTCAAGGTCTATCAGAGCGGCGTGGAAACGGTGAACAAGTAA